The Streptomyces rimosus genomic interval GCGGCAGGCCGGCCAGGGTGAGGCTGTCGGCGATCAGCGTCAGGACCTCGGCGGCCGGGACGCCCCGGCGGGCGCCGACGCCGACGACGACCGGTGCCGCGTTCACCGCGACCGCCCCGGGCGCCGGACATGCGGGACGCGCGCCCGGTCGGTAAGCAGGAGTGAGGGGTGCCGGAACCCCGGGGAAGGGGTGAGACCGTGCCGGTGGCCATCGCGCTGGGCGCTTTCCTGATGACGCTGCTCGGCGGCTGGATCGCGCACCGCGTCACCGACCGCAGGCACCTGGTCCTGGGCCTGGCCGGCGGTCTGATGCTGGGCGTGGTCGGCCTCGACCTGCTGCCGGAGGCGCTGGAGGCGGCGGGCGGCGAGGTGTTCGGGGTGCCTGCCGCCCTGCTGTGCTTCGTGCTGGGCTTCCTCGCCACGCACGCGGTCGAACGGCTGCTGGCGGTCCGCAAGGCCGCCCACGGCATGGACCCGGAGGAGCGGGTGCCGCAGGTCGGTCTGACGGCCGCCACCGCCATGGTGGTGCACAGTTTCATGGACGGCTTCGCGATCGGCCTGGCGTACCAGGTGGGCCGGGACATGGCGGTGGCGGTGGCGCTCGCCGTCATCGCCCATGACTTCGCGGACGGCTTCAACACGTACACGATCACCAGCCTGTACGGGAATGCCCGCAACCGGGCGCTGCTGATGCTCGGCGCGGACGCGCTGGCCCCGCTGGCCGGTGCCGCCGCCACCCTGGCGTTCACTCTTCCGGAGCAATGGCTCGGTGTGTACCTGGGCTTCTTCGGCGGTGTGCTGCTCTACCTGGCGACCTCCGACATCCTCCCGGAGGCGCATCACGACCATCCCGCGCTGTCCACGCTGCTGTGCACCGTGGCGGGGGTGGCGTTCATCTGGCTGGTGGTCGGTATCGCGGCGTGACACGGGAGAGGGTGCCGGGCCGGAGCGGCACCGGGCGGGGTGGTCATGGCGTGCCGGCTCCCGCGCCTATGGAGACCCGGCCGTTGCGCCCTTCCAGTACGGCCGTCAGTCCGGGCTCGTCGCCCGCCTCGACGGTGAGCGCGGTCCCCAGCGCGGCCAGTTCGGCGCGGATCGTCGCCGGGTCGGGGTGCGTACCGGAGAACGCCCGCAGCCGTACGACGGGCAGCGCCTCCCCGGCGGCCGGGTGCGGGGCGTCGCCCCAGTCCAGCAGGAACGGCACCAGCCCGCCCGGGCGCGGCGGCGTCAGGGTCCACGACAGGGTGCCGCCGTCCGGCGTCCGGCGGCTCATCGTCACCGGCTCGCCCGGGTCGTAGCCCAGCGCGCGGGCCCGCGCGACGTGTCCGGCCATGCCGTGGACCCGGACCGCCCAGTGGGCCAGCCGCGGACCGGCCAGCGAGTCGATGCCGAACCAGCGCGGCCCCTCGGGGGCGGGCTGCGCGGGGTCCGGACCGATGATCTCCAGGTAGGCGCCGTCGCCCAGCCCCAGCAGGGCGTTGCGGGTGCCCCGGCCGGGGTGCCCGCCGCCCGGCACCGGCCGGACGCCGGTCAGCGCGGCGACCTCGGCGGCGGTGCTCTCCAGATCGGGGGTGGCGAGGACCAGGTGGTCCAGTACGGCGTCAGCCACGGGGGGCCTCCAACGGCGGGCGGGCAGCGGCGCCCGCCGCCAGGCGGCGGGCCAGCGACGGCTCGGCCGCCCAGTGGACGTGCAGGTACGAGGCGTGCACTCCGTCCTGGACGTGGCCCTCCACCCGGCGTGCGGTATGGGTCATGCCCCAGGCGGGGGACGTGCCCGCGCCCGGTTCCAGCACCGTACGGTGGAATTCGTGGCCGCGCACCCGCGTACCCGCCGCGGCAAGGGCGTTGTCGCTCAGCGCCACCGCCTCCCGGTAGCCCAGTGTGAGCCGCTGCGACATCCGCGCGTCGGCGGGCAGGACCCCGCACATCGGCTTGCCGTCCAGGGACCGTGACAGGTACAGCAGCCCCGCGCACTCGGCGACGACCGGTGCGCCGGAGGCCGCCAGGGCCACCACGGACCGGCGCAGCGGCTCGTTCGCCGACAGTTCGGCCGCGTACATCTCGGGGAAGCCGCCGCCGATCACCAGGGCCTGTGTCCCGGCGGGCAGCCGCTCGTCCCGCAGCGGGTCGAACACGGCCACCTCCGCACCGGCGGCCGTCAGCAGCTCGGCGTGCTCGGCGTAGGAGAACGTGAACGCGGCGCCGCCCGCGACGGCCACCACCGGCTTGCCGGTCACGCTGCTCGCTCCGCTTCGAGCCACGGCCTGCGCCGGGTCCCAGGCCGTGCCCGGCAGCTCCGGCGCGCTGTGCGCCAGCGCCAGCAGCGCCTTGAGGTCGCAGCCCTCCCGTACCTGCGCGGCCTGCGCCCGTACGGAATCCACCGCCTCGGCCTGCCGCTCGGCCACCGGGACCAGGCCCAGGTGCCGCGACGGCGTCTGCACCTGCGGTGCCCGGCGCAGCGCGCCCAGCACCGGCACGCCCGCCTCGTCCAGCGCCGCGCGCAGCAGTTCCTCGTGCCGGTCCGAGCCGACCTTGTTCAGGATCACCCCGGCCAGCCGCACCCCCGGGTCCCAGGACGCGAAGCCGTGCACCAG includes:
- a CDS encoding VOC family protein, whose protein sequence is MADAVLDHLVLATPDLESTAAEVAALTGVRPVPGGGHPGRGTRNALLGLGDGAYLEIIGPDPAQPAPEGPRWFGIDSLAGPRLAHWAVRVHGMAGHVARARALGYDPGEPVTMSRRTPDGGTLSWTLTPPRPGGLVPFLLDWGDAPHPAAGEALPVVRLRAFSGTHPDPATIRAELAALGTALTVEAGDEPGLTAVLEGRNGRVSIGAGAGTP
- a CDS encoding cobyrinate a,c-diamide synthase, whose protein sequence is MSTIPRLVIAAPASGTGKTTVATGLMAAFTEAGLTVSAHKVGPDYIDPGYHALATGRPGRNLDAYLCGPDQVEPLFLHGSAGADLAVVEGVMGLYDGASGYGELASTAQVAKLLRAPVVLVVDASAQSRSVAALVHGFASWDPGVRLAGVILNKVGSDRHEELLRAALDEAGVPVLGALRRAPQVQTPSRHLGLVPVAERQAEAVDSVRAQAAQVREGCDLKALLALAHSAPELPGTAWDPAQAVARSGASSVTGKPVVAVAGGAAFTFSYAEHAELLTAAGAEVAVFDPLRDERLPAGTQALVIGGGFPEMYAAELSANEPLRRSVVALAASGAPVVAECAGLLYLSRSLDGKPMCGVLPADARMSQRLTLGYREAVALSDNALAAAGTRVRGHEFHRTVLEPGAGTSPAWGMTHTARRVEGHVQDGVHASYLHVHWAAEPSLARRLAAGAAARPPLEAPRG
- a CDS encoding ZIP family metal transporter; translated protein: MPVAIALGAFLMTLLGGWIAHRVTDRRHLVLGLAGGLMLGVVGLDLLPEALEAAGGEVFGVPAALLCFVLGFLATHAVERLLAVRKAAHGMDPEERVPQVGLTAATAMVVHSFMDGFAIGLAYQVGRDMAVAVALAVIAHDFADGFNTYTITSLYGNARNRALLMLGADALAPLAGAAATLAFTLPEQWLGVYLGFFGGVLLYLATSDILPEAHHDHPALSTLLCTVAGVAFIWLVVGIAA